A window of Candidatus Polarisedimenticolaceae bacterium contains these coding sequences:
- a CDS encoding glycosyltransferase — protein MDSPRVSVVIPTYNREDFVVAAVDSVLAQTWPSVEVVVVDDGSKDRTPEVLAPYADRIRFIRQQNTGLAGARNAGWRASSGEIVGFLDSDDLWDRRLVEEVVRVFRERPEADAVALAEREIDPGGNVVGGIHTKRTPGPWFTPEGLIGRDTGVGSGRPPVVKRTVLDRFGGFDPSFRNYAVDSEMWIRLAFSIRMTILEEPLVLRRIHPGNVSGDLALDAEYWLRILDRVETEHPEFTAANDALMRRTRGKQHLRIGRELLARSRHDAELLAPARANLRNAIAEWPRFHRAWLYYVWSWVAPDLYGKFREAEVRRR, from the coding sequence GTGGACTCCCCCCGGGTCAGCGTCGTCATTCCGACCTACAACCGCGAGGACTTCGTCGTCGCCGCGGTCGACAGCGTCCTCGCGCAGACCTGGCCCTCGGTCGAGGTGGTCGTCGTCGACGACGGGTCGAAGGACCGGACCCCCGAGGTCCTGGCTCCGTATGCCGATCGGATCCGCTTCATCCGCCAGCAGAACACCGGGCTCGCGGGAGCGAGGAACGCCGGCTGGCGGGCCTCGAGCGGGGAGATCGTCGGGTTCCTCGACTCGGACGACCTGTGGGACAGGCGCCTGGTCGAGGAGGTCGTCCGGGTCTTCCGCGAGCGCCCGGAGGCCGACGCCGTCGCCCTGGCCGAGCGGGAGATCGATCCCGGCGGGAACGTGGTCGGGGGGATCCACACGAAGCGGACCCCCGGCCCTTGGTTCACCCCCGAGGGGCTGATCGGGCGCGACACCGGGGTCGGCAGCGGCCGTCCCCCCGTCGTGAAGCGGACCGTTCTCGACCGCTTCGGGGGGTTCGACCCGAGCTTCCGGAACTACGCCGTCGACTCGGAGATGTGGATCCGCCTCGCCTTCTCGATCCGCATGACGATCCTCGAGGAGCCGCTGGTCCTGCGCCGGATCCATCCGGGAAACGTCAGCGGCGACCTCGCGCTCGACGCCGAGTACTGGCTCCGGATCCTCGACCGCGTCGAGACCGAGCATCCCGAGTTCACGGCGGCGAACGACGCCCTGATGCGGCGCACGCGCGGAAAGCAGCACCTGAGGATCGGCCGCGAGCTGCTCGCGAGGTCGCGGCACGACGCGGAGCTTCTCGCCCCCGCACGCGCCAATCTCAGAAACGCGATCGCGGAGTGGCCGCGGTTCCACCGCGCGTGGCTCTACTACGTGTGGAGCTGGGTGGCGCCGGATCTCTACGGGAAGTTCCGGGAAGCGGAGGTCCGTAGACGGTAA
- a CDS encoding glycosyltransferase family 2 protein, translating to MPPAVTAAIPTYRRVRLLERAVRSVLAQSWPDSRVFVCDNASDDATAAVLRDLADRDPRVRFHRHADNLGAYANFQFAVDGVDTPYFSILSDDDLLLPDFYRRAVEVLERDRDLGFYATPVVMYDVRRGTHGLFPPGGWRAGRHEAGESVRLMTEEHFVWTGVVFRREVRDAIGAFVTIPMGDILFLGSAAARFPFFVDPRPGALFSETGMNASQTLPVGELRRSATVLADWVASLPNLGEGDRREVAAIADRKLKLVAHGWLRDAAEAGDFERFLAAADYLERRGDLDARRARKIAFGRHGGWRFRSLSAWARLQSGYKRRKSSGFKTRSIDEILAAYGK from the coding sequence GTGCCGCCCGCCGTCACCGCCGCGATCCCGACGTACCGCCGGGTGCGCCTTCTGGAACGCGCGGTGCGCAGCGTCCTCGCGCAGAGCTGGCCCGACTCGAGGGTCTTCGTCTGCGACAACGCTTCCGACGACGCAACCGCCGCCGTGCTCCGCGATCTGGCCGACCGGGACCCGCGCGTGCGCTTCCACCGCCACGCCGACAACCTCGGGGCGTACGCGAACTTCCAGTTCGCCGTCGACGGGGTGGACACGCCGTATTTCTCGATCCTCTCGGACGACGACCTGCTGCTCCCGGACTTCTACCGCCGCGCCGTCGAGGTCCTCGAGCGCGATCGCGACCTCGGCTTCTACGCGACGCCGGTCGTGATGTACGACGTGCGACGGGGGACGCACGGGTTGTTCCCTCCCGGAGGATGGCGGGCGGGGCGCCACGAGGCGGGGGAGAGCGTGCGCCTCATGACCGAGGAGCACTTCGTGTGGACCGGGGTGGTCTTCCGGCGCGAGGTCCGCGACGCGATCGGGGCGTTCGTGACGATCCCGATGGGGGACATCCTCTTCCTCGGCTCGGCGGCCGCGCGTTTTCCCTTCTTCGTCGACCCGCGTCCGGGAGCTCTCTTCTCCGAGACGGGGATGAACGCGTCGCAGACGCTTCCGGTCGGGGAGCTTCGCCGTTCGGCGACGGTTCTCGCCGACTGGGTCGCGTCGCTTCCGAACCTCGGCGAGGGGGACCGGCGCGAGGTCGCGGCGATCGCGGACCGCAAGCTGAAGCTCGTCGCGCACGGTTGGCTGCGGGACGCCGCGGAAGCGGGGGACTTCGAGCGCTTCCTCGCCGCGGCCGACTACCTCGAGCGGCGAGGGGATCTCGACGCGCGGCGCGCGCGCAAGATCGCCTTCGGGCGGCACGGCGGCTGGCGCTTCCGGTCGCTCTCGGCGTGGGCGCGCCTGCAGTCGGGGTACAAGCGCCGGAAGTCGAGCGGGTTCAAGACGCGCTCGATCGACGAGATCCTCGCGGCGTACGGTAAATAG
- a CDS encoding cephalosporin hydroxylase family protein, producing the protein MSDIERFERECEENARRMAADGRLREQTLEWILATSRHKYTYNFRWLGLPVIQFPQDMFALQELTWKVRPEAIVETGVARGGSLVFHASVLQMIGGDGLVVGVDIDIRPHNREAIEAHPLAPRIRLVQGSSTDATTLEQVRAHLGARTRVLVVLDSNHTHEHVARELRAYAPLVAPGSYLVVMDTIVDDMPKSFFPDRPWGPGDNPKTAVREFLKEHPEFELDRDIEAKLLLTVAPDGFLRRVR; encoded by the coding sequence ATGTCGGACATCGAACGCTTCGAGCGCGAGTGCGAGGAGAACGCCCGGCGCATGGCCGCCGACGGGCGGCTGCGCGAGCAGACGCTCGAGTGGATCCTCGCGACGTCGCGTCACAAGTACACCTACAACTTCCGCTGGCTCGGGCTGCCGGTGATCCAGTTCCCGCAGGACATGTTCGCGCTGCAGGAGCTGACGTGGAAGGTGAGGCCCGAGGCGATCGTGGAGACCGGGGTGGCCCGCGGAGGCTCGCTCGTGTTCCACGCCTCGGTCCTCCAGATGATCGGCGGGGACGGCCTCGTGGTGGGGGTGGACATCGACATCCGCCCGCACAACCGCGAGGCGATCGAAGCGCATCCCCTCGCCCCGCGCATCCGCCTGGTGCAGGGCTCCTCCACGGACGCGACCACGCTCGAGCAGGTGCGGGCGCACCTCGGCGCGCGAACGCGGGTCCTGGTCGTGCTCGACTCCAACCACACCCACGAACACGTCGCGCGGGAGCTTCGCGCCTACGCGCCGCTCGTCGCCCCGGGGAGTTATCTCGTCGTCATGGACACGATCGTGGACGACATGCCGAAGTCGTTCTTCCCGGACCGGCCCTGGGGGCCCGGCGACAATCCCAAGACCGCGGTGCGCGAGTTCCTGAAGGAGCATCCGGAGTTCGAGCTCGACCGCGACATCGAGGCGAAGCTCCTGCTGACCGTCGCCCCGGACGGCTTCCTGCGCCGGGTGCGGTGA
- a CDS encoding acetyltransferase, translating to MEIVFLGAKNPETLRMIRAIGRTDPDFRVRGFLDNDPARHGTFEGYPVFGGIDALTDEMIASCRFVNLITGSTRARYETSREMARRGCRFANFVHPSVDLDLTEIGTGNYLQEQVIVQAGAKIGNNSSVHIAALVAHEVTIGHSVFVAHAVSLSGEVVVEDGVFIGTNATVVPRVRIGRWSTIGAGSVVLKDVPPYSVAVGNPAKILRTVEPIHDSGDPLR from the coding sequence ATGGAGATCGTTTTCCTCGGCGCCAAGAATCCCGAGACGCTGCGCATGATCCGCGCGATCGGGCGGACCGACCCCGACTTCCGCGTCCGGGGGTTCCTCGACAACGATCCCGCGCGTCACGGGACGTTCGAGGGGTACCCCGTGTTCGGGGGAATCGACGCCCTCACCGACGAGATGATCGCGAGCTGCCGCTTCGTCAACCTGATCACCGGCTCGACGCGGGCGCGGTACGAGACGTCGCGCGAGATGGCGCGGCGCGGCTGCCGATTCGCCAACTTCGTCCACCCGTCCGTGGACCTGGACCTCACCGAGATCGGGACCGGGAACTACCTCCAGGAGCAGGTCATCGTCCAGGCCGGGGCGAAGATCGGGAACAACAGCAGCGTGCACATCGCGGCGCTCGTCGCCCACGAGGTGACGATCGGGCACTCCGTCTTCGTCGCCCACGCGGTGAGCCTGTCGGGGGAGGTCGTCGTGGAGGACGGCGTCTTCATCGGCACCAACGCGACCGTCGTCCCGCGCGTGAGGATCGGCAGGTGGTCCACGATCGGAGCCGGCTCGGTGGTGCTGAAGGACGTCCCGCCCTACTCCGTCGCCGTCGGGAACCCCGCGAAGATCCTCAGGACCGTGGAGCCGATCCACGACTCCGGGGACCCGCTGCGCTGA
- a CDS encoding DegT/DnrJ/EryC1/StrS family aminotransferase, whose translation MERIPVAGPWITQREIDYVTDAVTHAWYGNHNVWHERFERAFATHARRRHAIALPSCTSAIHLSLLALGVGPGDEVIVPDATWIATAAPISYVGATPVFADVDPGTWCVTRETVAACVTPRTKGLLVVDLYGGMPDLDPILALAAERGFAVVEDAAEAAGATYRGRPAGSFGATSVFSFHGSKTLTTGEGGMLLTDDDAIRERVLFLRDHGRRPGDSLFWNTEVAYKYKMTSLQAALGLAQLERLEELIARKREIFGWYREELEGVDGVTLNAEPEGTRNAYWMVTAVWDYGFGLDKAEVGKALAARGVDTRPFFHPLSSLPAYAATPGVAQARARNRVAYDLSPRAINLPSALSLTREQVARACAAFRETLSAAGPRSRGSAPRS comes from the coding sequence ATGGAGCGCATCCCCGTCGCCGGTCCGTGGATCACCCAGCGCGAGATCGACTACGTGACCGACGCCGTCACGCACGCCTGGTACGGCAATCACAACGTCTGGCACGAGCGGTTCGAGCGGGCGTTCGCCACGCACGCGAGGAGGCGGCACGCGATCGCCCTGCCGTCGTGCACCTCGGCGATCCACCTTTCCCTGCTCGCCCTGGGCGTGGGACCGGGGGACGAGGTGATCGTGCCGGACGCGACGTGGATCGCGACCGCCGCGCCGATCTCGTACGTCGGCGCGACCCCCGTCTTCGCCGACGTCGATCCCGGGACCTGGTGCGTCACCCGGGAGACGGTCGCGGCCTGCGTGACCCCCCGCACGAAGGGGCTCCTCGTCGTCGACCTGTACGGGGGGATGCCCGATCTCGACCCGATCCTCGCCCTCGCCGCCGAGCGCGGGTTCGCGGTGGTCGAGGACGCCGCCGAGGCCGCCGGGGCCACCTACCGGGGCCGCCCCGCGGGGAGCTTCGGCGCCACGAGCGTCTTCAGCTTCCACGGCTCCAAGACGTTGACGACGGGCGAGGGGGGGATGCTCCTCACCGACGACGACGCGATCCGCGAGCGGGTGTTGTTCCTCCGGGACCACGGGCGACGTCCCGGCGACAGCCTCTTCTGGAACACCGAGGTCGCGTACAAATACAAGATGACGAGCCTGCAGGCGGCGCTGGGGCTCGCCCAGCTCGAACGCCTCGAGGAGCTGATCGCGCGCAAGCGCGAGATCTTCGGCTGGTACCGCGAGGAGCTCGAGGGGGTCGACGGCGTGACGCTCAACGCCGAGCCGGAGGGGACGCGCAACGCGTACTGGATGGTGACCGCCGTCTGGGACTACGGGTTCGGCCTCGACAAGGCCGAGGTCGGAAAGGCGCTCGCCGCGCGCGGGGTGGACACGCGGCCGTTCTTCCATCCGTTGAGCTCGCTCCCGGCGTACGCCGCGACGCCGGGCGTGGCTCAGGCGCGCGCGAGGAACCGGGTCGCCTACGACCTGTCCCCCCGCGCGATCAACCTCCCGAGCGCGCTGTCGCTGACGCGCGAGCAGGTGGCGCGCGCCTGCGCGGCCTTCCGCGAGACGCTCAGCGCAGCGGGTCCCCGGAGTCGTGGATCGGCTCCACGGTCCTGA
- a CDS encoding dTDP-4-dehydrorhamnose 3,5-epimerase family protein produces the protein MIEGVKVIPLRRIPDERGTILHMLRATDPHFLGFGEIYFSTIYKDVVKGWHRHREMTLHYACVHGRIKLVVHDDREGSATSGRTEEFFLGPDDYSLVVIPPGLWNGFKGMSDPYAIVANCCTHPHDPSRSERLDPFDNPIPYAWGVRHH, from the coding sequence GTGATCGAGGGCGTGAAGGTGATCCCGCTGCGCCGCATCCCCGACGAGCGGGGGACGATCCTGCACATGCTGCGGGCGACCGACCCGCACTTCCTCGGGTTCGGCGAGATCTACTTCTCGACGATCTACAAGGACGTCGTGAAGGGGTGGCACAGGCACCGCGAGATGACCCTCCACTACGCGTGCGTCCACGGCCGGATCAAGCTCGTCGTGCACGACGACCGCGAGGGCTCCGCGACGTCGGGGCGGACGGAGGAGTTCTTCCTCGGTCCCGACGACTACTCCCTCGTCGTCATTCCCCCGGGACTCTGGAACGGGTTCAAGGGGATGAGCGACCCGTACGCCATCGTCGCGAACTGCTGCACCCACCCGCACGACCCGTCCCGATCGGAGCGCCTCGACCCGTTCGACAATCCGATCCCCTACGCGTGGGGCGTGCGCCACCACTGA
- a CDS encoding class I SAM-dependent methyltransferase: protein MRRITACRVCGGGELATVLALGEVPLANALLAPGDADLPEPRFPLTLAFCPSCSLVQILETVDPEELFRHYLYFSSFSETMLRHAREEAETLAARESLGARSLVVEIASNDGYLLRNFVERGIPVLGVEPARNIAAVAEGRGVATLAEFFGAAVARRLAAEGRHADVVIANNVLAHVADLHGVAEGIATVLKPGGVAAIEFPWLGTMIEALEFDTIYHEHLCYFSLHAITALFDRHGLVVEDVERHAIHGGSLRVYLRPGGAARPRPSVGALLDEERRRGMTTLAYYADFARRVRALGEALTGELRRRKSAGQRLAAYGASAKGSTLMSAFGIGGDLLDFVADRSTVKQGRLTPGNRLPIVPAEALVERRPDATLLLTWNFADEIFRQQRAYLEAGGVFVVPVPEVRVVGKEVLA, encoded by the coding sequence ATGCGCCGCATCACCGCGTGCCGCGTCTGCGGCGGAGGGGAGCTCGCGACCGTCCTCGCGCTCGGGGAGGTGCCGCTCGCGAACGCCCTCCTCGCCCCGGGGGACGCCGACCTTCCCGAGCCGCGATTCCCGCTTACCCTGGCCTTCTGCCCGTCGTGCTCCCTCGTGCAGATCCTCGAGACGGTCGACCCCGAGGAGCTGTTCCGGCACTACCTCTATTTCTCGTCGTTCTCCGAGACGATGCTCCGCCACGCCCGCGAGGAGGCCGAGACCCTCGCGGCCCGGGAATCCCTCGGGGCGCGAAGCCTCGTCGTCGAGATCGCGAGCAACGACGGATACCTCCTGCGCAACTTCGTCGAACGGGGGATCCCGGTTCTCGGCGTCGAGCCCGCGCGCAACATCGCGGCGGTCGCCGAGGGGAGGGGGGTCGCGACCCTCGCCGAGTTCTTCGGCGCCGCGGTCGCGCGCCGTCTGGCCGCGGAGGGACGACACGCCGACGTCGTGATCGCGAACAACGTCCTCGCCCACGTGGCGGATCTCCACGGGGTCGCGGAGGGGATCGCGACCGTCCTGAAGCCGGGAGGGGTCGCCGCGATCGAGTTCCCGTGGCTCGGGACGATGATCGAGGCCCTCGAGTTCGACACGATCTATCACGAGCACCTCTGCTACTTCTCGCTGCACGCGATCACCGCCCTGTTCGACCGGCACGGGCTCGTGGTGGAGGACGTCGAGCGGCATGCGATCCACGGCGGCTCCCTGCGCGTGTACCTCCGCCCCGGGGGAGCGGCCCGCCCCCGGCCGTCGGTCGGCGCGCTCCTCGACGAAGAGCGCCGCCGCGGGATGACGACCCTCGCGTACTACGCCGACTTCGCCCGCCGGGTGCGCGCCCTCGGAGAGGCGCTCACGGGGGAGCTGAGGCGGCGCAAGTCCGCGGGGCAGCGACTCGCCGCCTACGGCGCCTCCGCGAAGGGCTCGACCCTCATGAGCGCCTTCGGGATCGGGGGCGACCTGCTCGACTTCGTCGCCGACCGCTCCACGGTGAAGCAGGGCCGGCTCACGCCGGGAAACCGGCTCCCCATCGTCCCGGCCGAGGCGCTGGTCGAGCGACGTCCCGACGCGACCTTGCTTCTCACCTGGAACTTCGCCGACGAGATCTTCCGGCAGCAACGCGCCTATCTCGAGGCGGGCGGGGTCTTCGTCGTCCCCGTCCCCGAGGTGCGCGTGGTCGGAAAGGAGGTCCTGGCGTGA
- the rfbG gene encoding CDP-glucose 4,6-dehydratase, protein MAGLSGRRVWLTGHTGFKGSWLAACLLDEGAEVHGYALEPPTEPALFDALDLRRRLRHVHGDVRDREAVASACAAADPDVVFHLAAQAIVRVSYAEPVETFDANVMGTVHVLDAVRRRGKPCAVVVVTSDKCYEEHATFRPHREDDAMGGHDPYAASKGAAELVAAAWRRSFFPPEGFGEHGVALATARAGNVIGGGDWARDRIVPDIVRALFAGKPVALRNPLAVRPWQHVLDALAGYRALALALLGPDGASFGEGWNFGPEADDRVNVRDLTERVLARWGTGAWELAPDAPEPREAPFLALDATKARTRLAWRPRWRAAEAVDATVAWYAAARDGADLAAFTSRQIAQHGGMRA, encoded by the coding sequence GTGGCGGGCCTGAGCGGCCGCCGCGTGTGGCTCACCGGCCATACGGGGTTCAAGGGTTCGTGGCTGGCGGCGTGCCTTCTCGACGAAGGGGCCGAGGTCCACGGCTACGCCCTCGAGCCCCCCACCGAGCCCGCGTTGTTCGACGCGCTCGATCTGAGGCGACGCCTGCGCCACGTCCACGGCGACGTGCGCGACCGCGAGGCGGTGGCATCCGCCTGCGCCGCCGCCGATCCCGACGTCGTGTTCCACCTGGCCGCGCAGGCGATCGTCCGCGTCTCGTACGCCGAGCCGGTCGAGACCTTCGACGCGAACGTGATGGGGACGGTCCACGTCCTCGACGCCGTGCGCCGCCGCGGGAAGCCCTGCGCGGTGGTCGTCGTCACCTCCGACAAGTGTTACGAGGAGCACGCGACCTTCCGTCCGCATCGCGAGGACGATGCGATGGGCGGGCACGACCCCTACGCGGCGAGCAAGGGGGCCGCCGAGCTCGTGGCCGCGGCGTGGCGCCGGTCGTTTTTCCCCCCGGAGGGATTCGGCGAGCACGGGGTCGCCCTCGCGACCGCCCGCGCGGGAAACGTGATCGGCGGCGGGGACTGGGCCCGCGACCGGATCGTCCCCGACATCGTCCGGGCGCTGTTCGCGGGAAAACCGGTCGCCCTCCGGAACCCGCTCGCCGTGCGCCCGTGGCAACACGTCCTCGACGCCCTCGCCGGTTACCGCGCGCTCGCCCTGGCCCTCCTCGGCCCCGACGGCGCGAGCTTCGGGGAGGGATGGAACTTCGGCCCGGAAGCCGACGACCGCGTGAACGTCCGCGACCTGACCGAGCGCGTGCTCGCGCGCTGGGGGACGGGCGCCTGGGAGCTCGCCCCCGACGCGCCCGAGCCGCGCGAGGCTCCCTTCCTCGCCCTGGACGCGACGAAGGCGAGGACGCGCCTGGCGTGGCGGCCGCGGTGGCGCGCCGCCGAGGCGGTCGACGCGACGGTCGCGTGGTACGCCGCCGCGCGCGACGGCGCCGACCTCGCCGCCTTCACCTCGCGGCAGATCGCGCAGCACGGGGGGATGCGCGCGTGA
- the rfbF gene encoding glucose-1-phosphate cytidylyltransferase has product MQVVILCGGRGTRMGAESEVLPKPMVPIGERPILWHIMKRYAAFGHREFVLCLGYKGDVIRDYFLSYESRNNDVTVELGRAGSVTVHGEHDEQGWTVTLAETGPETLTGARVHRVRRYVRDETFLLTYGDGVCDVDVDALVRFHRGHGRIATVTAVHPPARFGELILDGGRVEQFSEKPQVGTGLINGGFFVFEPAIFEYLSADPRCALEHDPMVRLTRDGELVAFEHRGFWQCMDTVRELTILRDLWASGEAPWRA; this is encoded by the coding sequence GTGCAAGTCGTGATCCTGTGCGGCGGGCGCGGCACGCGCATGGGCGCCGAGTCCGAGGTGCTCCCCAAGCCGATGGTGCCGATCGGGGAGCGCCCGATCCTCTGGCACATCATGAAGCGCTACGCGGCCTTCGGGCACCGCGAGTTCGTGTTGTGCCTCGGGTACAAGGGCGACGTCATCCGCGACTACTTCCTGAGCTACGAGTCGAGGAACAACGACGTCACCGTCGAGCTCGGGCGGGCGGGCTCGGTGACCGTTCACGGCGAGCACGACGAGCAGGGGTGGACGGTCACCCTCGCCGAGACCGGCCCGGAGACCCTCACCGGGGCCCGCGTGCACCGCGTCCGCAGGTACGTGCGCGACGAGACGTTCCTGCTCACCTACGGCGACGGCGTGTGCGACGTGGACGTCGACGCGCTCGTGCGGTTCCACCGCGGGCACGGCCGGATCGCCACGGTCACCGCGGTGCATCCGCCGGCGCGGTTCGGCGAGCTGATCCTCGACGGGGGGCGCGTCGAGCAGTTCTCCGAAAAGCCCCAGGTCGGGACCGGCCTCATCAACGGCGGCTTCTTCGTCTTCGAGCCGGCGATCTTCGAGTACCTGTCCGCCGACCCGCGCTGCGCCCTCGAGCACGACCCGATGGTCCGCCTGACGCGCGACGGCGAGCTCGTGGCCTTCGAGCACCGCGGCTTCTGGCAGTGCATGGACACGGTCCGCGAGCTCACGATCCTGCGCGATCTCTGGGCGAGCGGGGAGGCGCCGTGGCGGGCCTGA
- a CDS encoding carboxypeptidase-like regulatory domain-containing protein, with the protein MIASMWVGAGILAMTGTVVDRQGVPIEGAEACLTTQGRALLCVVTDANGFWRLPDSAAEAVRVVKTGYLPGESAAVTQAAPIVLDRAATLLVRVVDGAGNPVEKGTVTVVYASGRKIGPLPFNRAGMRTPSLPPGAVRITAEAEGFDPADPAAVTLEAGVEREAVVRMTRR; encoded by the coding sequence ATGATCGCATCGATGTGGGTCGGGGCCGGGATCCTCGCGATGACCGGCACGGTCGTCGATCGGCAGGGGGTCCCGATCGAGGGAGCGGAGGCGTGCCTGACGACGCAGGGCAGGGCGCTGCTGTGCGTCGTGACCGACGCGAACGGCTTCTGGCGCCTCCCCGACTCCGCCGCGGAGGCGGTCCGTGTCGTCAAGACCGGGTACCTCCCCGGCGAGTCGGCGGCGGTCACCCAGGCCGCGCCGATCGTCCTGGATCGGGCGGCGACCCTCCTCGTCCGGGTGGTGGACGGGGCGGGGAACCCGGTCGAGAAGGGAACGGTCACCGTGGTGTATGCCTCGGGGCGCAAGATCGGTCCGCTTCCGTTCAACCGGGCCGGGATGCGCACCCCGTCTCTGCCCCCGGGGGCGGTCCGGATCACGGCCGAGGCGGAGGGGTTCGACCCGGCCGATCCCGCCGCGGTGACCCTCGAGGCGGGGGTCGAGCGGGAGGCCGTCGTGAGGATGACGAGGCGCTAG